A genomic segment from Streptomyces sp. NBC_00459 encodes:
- the ftsW gene encoding putative lipid II flippase FtsW: MPSSRTRQAPVQGRVRVRRPAAPRPPRDNPVRRFHRRVQRAWDRPLTAYYVILGGSLLITVLGLVMVYSASQIKALQLSLPGSYFFRKQFLAASIGGVLLFAASRIPVKLHRALAYPILAGSVFMMVLVQVPGIGVAVNGNQNWIPLGGSFQIQPSEFGKLALVLWGADLIARKEDKRLLTQWKHMLVPLVPVTFMLLGLIMLGGDMGTAIILTAILFGLLWLAGAPTRLFVGVLSVAMFIGLVLIKTSPNRMARFQCIGATEPGTGTTSCWQAVHGIYALASGGLFGSGLGASVEKWGQLPEAHTDFIFAVTGEELGLAGTLSVLALFAALGYAGIRVAGRTEDPFVRYAAGGVTTWITAQAVINIGAVLGLLPIAGVPLPLFSYGGSALLPTMFAVGLLIAFARDEPGARAALSLRQPRFGRKRGAGGPVSDRSPRRWNTMRRRASAARSSGER; encoded by the coding sequence ATGCCCAGTAGTCGTACCAGGCAGGCGCCCGTTCAGGGGCGCGTGCGGGTTCGGCGGCCCGCCGCACCCCGGCCGCCCCGCGACAACCCCGTACGCCGCTTCCACAGGCGTGTGCAGCGGGCCTGGGACCGGCCGCTGACCGCTTACTACGTGATCCTCGGCGGATCCCTGCTGATCACGGTGCTCGGGCTGGTGATGGTCTACTCGGCCTCCCAGATCAAGGCGCTCCAGCTGTCGCTGCCCGGCTCCTACTTCTTCCGCAAGCAGTTCCTCGCGGCCTCCATCGGCGGCGTGCTGCTGTTCGCGGCCTCGCGCATTCCGGTGAAGCTGCACCGGGCCCTCGCCTACCCGATCCTCGCCGGCTCGGTCTTCATGATGGTCCTCGTCCAGGTGCCGGGGATAGGAGTGGCGGTCAACGGCAACCAGAACTGGATCCCGCTGGGTGGCTCCTTCCAGATCCAGCCGAGCGAGTTCGGCAAGCTCGCCCTGGTGCTGTGGGGCGCCGACCTGATCGCGCGCAAGGAGGACAAGCGGCTGCTCACACAGTGGAAACACATGCTGGTGCCGCTGGTCCCGGTGACGTTCATGCTGCTCGGCCTGATCATGCTCGGTGGCGACATGGGGACGGCGATCATCCTCACCGCCATCCTGTTCGGGCTGCTGTGGCTGGCCGGGGCGCCCACGCGACTGTTCGTGGGTGTGCTGTCGGTCGCCATGTTCATCGGCCTGGTCCTCATCAAGACCAGCCCCAACCGTATGGCCCGCTTCCAGTGCATCGGCGCCACCGAGCCCGGCACCGGGACCACCTCCTGCTGGCAGGCCGTGCACGGCATCTACGCGCTCGCCTCCGGTGGCCTGTTCGGTTCGGGCCTCGGCGCGAGTGTGGAAAAATGGGGGCAACTGCCCGAAGCCCACACCGACTTCATCTTTGCCGTCACCGGTGAGGAACTGGGCCTGGCGGGGACGCTGTCGGTACTCGCCCTCTTCGCGGCCCTAGGCTATGCGGGTATCCGCGTGGCCGGACGCACGGAGGACCCCTTCGTGAGGTACGCCGCGGGAGGTGTGACCACCTGGATCACCGCTCAGGCAGTGATCAACATCGGTGCGGTGCTCGGCCTGCTGCCGATCGCCGGTGTCCCGCTCCCGCTGTTCTCCTACGGGGGCTCCGCCCTGCTGCCGACCATGTTCGCCGTCGGACTGCTGATCGCCTTCGCCCGCGACGAACCGGGTGCGCGGGCGGCGCTTTCGTTGCGGCAACCCCGCTTTGGTAGAAAGCGGGGAGCTGGGGGCCCGGTGTCCGATCGGAGCCCCCGGAGATGGAACACGATGAGACGGCGTGCCTCGGCGGCGCGTTCGTCCGGAGAGCGGTGA